CAAAAGGCTACGGACAAAACATTGTCCATAGCCTTTTTATACGCTAAATTTACACACGGAAAGAAGCAATAGCATACCAACAGTATCAGTATGAATATTGCCCTGCTTTCCGATGAAATCTTAATGCGTCATCTATACGCTATACTCTGTACAATGTTTCATCGGCATGAATTGTACAGAGTTGAGTTTCTTTACAAGTTGATTGGTCAAATAGAAGTTCATAGTATTCTCTCCTTTACTGAAACGCAATCATTATAGCACAGCATTTTGAAGCTGTCAATTTTTGGTCTGCCGCTAACAGGAAAGTTTTAACACAAGGCCGCTGCACCCTGGTAATGGCTTACCTGGTCTTGCAGCGGCCTTTGGCAATGATTCCCTGTTTTTACGAATTTCTTATAAAGCTGACGCTGCCGCAAGACTCATGAACAGTAATAAGGCCTGTATGACTACGCACAGAACTGATATGCCCAGGCAAGACGGCATCGGATTTTTGACATTCGGAGAAATCGATCTTTTAATAACAAACACGCCTCCCATGGTACCAACTAATAATCCAAACAGACCGCTTAGGAACCAGCCGATTAGGATAATAGCAGCTGTGGATATATAAGCCCAGCGAGGTATTTCATTAAGGGGAACATATGGTTTTTTTGAGTTTAAGTATACATCATCCACAGCCAGATCCACTTTGGCACCGATTGATGTAAGATGAAGTGTTTTTCCCTCCAGTTCGATCGGCTCATCAAATACCCGGATAAAGATGCTTTTACTCTTTACAGGCGTAGAAACACCATCCACGATCTTTTTTCCGCGAAAGGCACCGGATTTAAACATAATCTCATGCTCTTTCCCTTCAATCATTACATTCCATTTGTTTTTCATACATATAACCTCCAAAACCCATTTAATATTTTTATATACCAGAACCCAGGATCCCGTTACCGGATGCCGGCCGCAACCAGCTGAAGCTTTGAAGCTGTCTGCCTGTCTAAGTCGGCGGTGTAATCAAGTTCACTGGGAGACTGATCGTACAATACCTGATACAAAACACATGCCGCCAGATAAGTCCCTGCCGGCGAAGGGTGATTCTCATCTTCATCCCAGAGTTCAATCTCAGGATAATCGGACGCACACCGCATAAATGCGATACCTGCCGGTGCCAGCAATGCATCCAGCTCATCTGCAATGTTCATGTAATTTTGAGCCATTTGAGTCTGCATTTCTTCTCTTGTATTTTTAAATTCCAGTCCTAATATCGGAAAAGAAAAGCCTTCTTTATAAGCCCATGTCATAAGAAACACAGATTCTCCGTTTGCTTCCCGGATCATACTGTCAAGCGTTCTTGCAGCAGGATACATGTTCTCTTCTGCCTGTATTGTGGAAATGCCGCTTTGTTCCTGCAAAACTACGTAATCCCAATCGTAATTCTTTAGTGCATCACAGGCCTGTGCCCCAACTTCATCGGTTTCATCCGCAAAATATTCAAGACGGTATGAACCTTCCGTCAATTCATATACCTCTGCTTCGAATCCTCCGCTCTGGCTTAAATTCAAAAATACCGTTGGAAGATCATTAAAATAGGTCATGCTGTTTCCCAGAAACAGAATGGCCGGGTCAGTTTTTATCTGTGCCGGTTTTCTTAAATTCAGCTCCTGGTCAAAATCCATCACCTGGATTTTATCACCCTTTAATGCGTTGTAGATAAGAAGATATCCGGCAAAAAAAACAATGACCAAAACTGCTAAAATTCCAATTACTACCTTTACTAATCTTGATCGCTTCATACTCCTGCCTTTCCCTTTGTTATTCATGAAATATATCGGTCAAAGTTGGTAATAAAATAGGTTTTATTGTACTATTTTTTTAATTTCAGTAACTGTATACAAAATTCAACTTTATTTTTGTGCTTTATGGTAAAATCTGGACAAATTACAATTCCAATCTGTATAGTGCCCAATGGAAAGGCGGCTATAGGCAAAAGCATACCAAAACAAAATAGTGTGGCAAAATTGTGGTCAAAAAAAGAGACCTGACATTTTTCAGATCTCTTTCACTGGTATTGCTTTTCCTTCATTTACACCACTTTCAACGCAAGTTCTGACAGCTTGCCAAAATTCCAATCCCCGCACCCTGTCTCCGCCGCATATCCCACGGCCGCCGTCCTCATGCCGCAGGCGAGAGCCGCTTCAATTCCGGCCTCCGAATCTTCCACCACGATACAGTTCTCCGGCAGGACTCCCAGACGCTTTGCCGCCAGCTCAAACACCTCCGGGTCCGGCTTGGAGCGTTTGATATCATTGCCATCCACAATCGTATCAAAAAAAGTGCCGTAGCCGATCCGGTTCAGTATAAACCCTGCATTTTTACTGGAAGAGCCAATGGCTAACAGGAATCCGTTCTTACGGAGACCAGACAAGGCATTTACCGTATCCTCTGTGATGGAAGCGGGACTTAAATTTTCCAGATACTCTTTATAGTAGCCGTTTTTCTTATCTGTCAGCTGTAATTTATCGCTTTCGGGCACATGGCGGCCCTGGAGGGATAATATAATGTTTAAGCTTTCCAAGCGGCTGACCCCCCGCAGGGCGGAATTTATATTTCTGTCAAAATACAGCCCTGTTTCGTCAGCCAAACGTTTCCAGGCAAGGTAGTGGTATTCATCCGTGGAAACGATTACGCCGTCCAGATCAAAGATAACAGCTTTTATCAAATTTAAATTCTCCATTTCACCCTCCAAAATCTTCTTTCATCCACTCATGTCCAAAATGCCAGCGGCACATCGGAAGTCTTTTCACAAGACCTTCCTCATGTGCCGCTGCTGATAATTGTTAATTTTTATACAATCTTACATCGTCAATGTGTACCGTCGTTCCGCCGCTGGAAGAACAATAGAATCCAATGTCAATGGTACCGTTTGTAACCAGAACATTGCCGGCCTCTATTTTGTGCCACCCGCTTCCAGACTTTGGCATATCCACGTAAATCCCATTGCCGCCGTAGTTTGTGATCTCCATGCGTCCCACGCCCGGAGAGGTATTTACCACCTTCACAAAGGCTTCCACCCGATAGCTTCCGTTTTCCACCTTAAGCCCCTGATGAATGCTCTGTTCATAAGCGGATGCATTGTAAAAATACGCCCGCTTTTCGCCTTCTACCGGAGATTCCGGCGGATTTGTGCCGGATCCGGAATCAACACCATAAGCCAGGGCCTGGCCGCCGGGATGCCACTCCGTCCAGTTGGAAGTAAAGGAAGCGGGCCGCTCGAAATCGCCGTTGTCCAAAAGATTTTCCGGATAAGCACCGGAAGCGGCGGCGGCCAGTGTCAATTTGTCAAGGTTGATGTTGCCGGAATTGCCTGCGTCATAGCGAAGAGAAATTCGGTTTCTTCCCTTTGAAAGCGCCAGATCTGTGCTTACGGTCTGCCAGTTGTTCCAGTTTCCGTCTGTACCGGCAAATTGCAGGTTGCCCCCATAGTTTCCATTTACGTATAAGTTTAAATCCTTCGCGCTCTGGTTCCCGTTGCTGTAGCGGAAATCTGCCTTATAGGTTCCGCCCTGCTCTAAATCGACCTCAAAGGCCACTTCCGCATTCTGGGAAACCATGGAATCCACAAAACCGCTGCCGCTGTAGAACCAATGATCCTGGTTTGTCTTTGCAGTCCCGTAAAGAGGGGAGTTTTCCGCTTCTATTACCATGCGTTCCGGCTCAAAGGGAACTGCCAGATAGTCAATATTTACAAAGCCTGTATCCCCTGCATCAGGATCGTATTTGAAGGTAATGCTGTTGCTTCCCGCGGTAAGGGGCAGGAGTACTTTCACATCTCCCCAGGTATCCCAGCTTCCGGTGGACGGGATGTCCGCCTGGCCGCAGTATGTGCCGTTAACGTATGCGGATAAGGTCTTTGCGGTCTTTGCGGCCTTTGCGCCGTTGGAACAGCGCAGGGTCACCTCATAATCCCCTGGATTTGCGGCTTTGGCATAAAATGTTACTGCTGCCTGGGACCTTTCCATACCGTTTACAAAACCAGTACCGGAAAATCCTGTATGATCCTTGCCAACCTTGGGCTGGTCGGCCACTGTTTTCCCGGAAAGGGAAGCGTATTCGGCCTCGTATTTCTGATCGGACAGTGTGACTGGCGTGTTACCGGATAAAACCAGTTTGTCCGCATTTGACATGCCTGCCTGGGTCTTTATATAAGTAACTTCCCCGTAAATGTCCCTGGATTTTGCAAATCCTCCGCCATTTGCGGCAATAAGGGCATTTAAGTCGGCGTATTCCTGTAACTGGGAGGCATTTTTCGTCACCTGTCCGGCAGCGTTGCCATGAACAGCCAGGTAGTAGTAATCCACACCGTTTGTATAGCTTCCGGATTTGGCTGATATGCCGATCTGAATCTGGCCGGAATTTTCCTGGCCGGATATGGTCTGAGAGAAATACTTTCCATTTTCGTAGCCATAGGTAAGGCCGTCGTCGTCATAATACCGGAACTCTGTCTTCTGGGATGAAGGGAATATGTCTACGAAAACCTGTTCTGTTTTCTTCTGCCCCACGTAGTCAACTACATCCTGTGAGGGGATAATAGCCCCTTCCTTCACAAAGAGGGGCAGGTCGGACCAGGACTTGGTATCCAGGCTGTAGGGAATATATTGTCCGCCCTTATATGCGGTTCCCCTGTTGTAGTCGATCCATTTTCCCTCCGGGAGGTAAATCCACTTGCAGGACTGTCCCCGTTCTGTAACCGGAGCCGTAAGGAGCCAGTCTCCCAGCATCCATGCATCGGAGTAATCCTTTACCTTGTCGTCCTGAGGGTAGTCAAACAGCAGCGGGCGCACCAGGCCCAGACCGCTTTCATAAGCCTCTCTTTCATAGGAATAGAAATAAGGAAGCAGGGAGTAGCGTAAATGAATGGCTGATTTTACATTTTCCTCTGCCGTATAGCCGTAATACCAGGGCTGGCGCTGTTGGTTTAGGTTGCCGTGAACCCGGAAAACAGGCACAACGGATTCAAATTGGAGCCAGCGGGTATAAAGCTCTGGACTGGGGTTTTCAATGTTTCCGGAATTTTGATTAAAGCCTCCGCCGTCTGAACCCCATTTCGGCTGTCCGTTGTTTATGGTAGAAAGCAGGGCTGCCTTCTGTTCTTTTAAGCCGGCGGCCCAGGAAACCCGCTCCCCCTTGTAAAACTGGGTGGCAACGTCTCCTGACCATATGCTGGTTGCATAGCGCTGGGTACCCGGATAGTAGTTTCTGCCCGTCTGCCACACGCGGACATTATCCTTGGCATATTCCCGCTGTCCCTCGTAAATAGACTGGGCAAGATGCAGGGTATTATAATTTCCGAACCAGTACTCTGCCCCATTAGAGGAAACCTTATCGGTTTCATCGTTCCACCATCCCACGATCCCTTTGTTAAATGCATCAATGGAATTGTTCCACCACCAGGTCCGTTCAGCGGATTTGTAAGGGTCAATACTGCGTACGGTAACAGGATAAAAATAATCCACGTATTCGTTGTGTCCCGGATAGAAATACCCGTTATTGGCCGCATCCTGGCCCTGGGCGGTAGTTTTGCCGCCGGAAATCTTTGTTACAATCCGCGGCTTGGTAATGCCGATCATTTTCACGCCCTTTGCGTCCATGATTTTTTTTAAGGCACCGCTTCCGGCAGAGGGAAAATTCCCTGTATTCCACTTAAATTCACCATAGTTATCCTGTCCGTAAAGCTTCCAGTCATAGTCAAAAGCATAACTGTCCAGGGGAATGTTTTTTGCACGGTAGGTATCAATCATTTCCATCATTTCCTGTTCATTGATCCCCCACTCAAAATTGGAAAAGCCCTGTGCCCACTTGGGAAGCATGGGAGATGTTCCGGTAATCTTGGAATAGCCTTTCATAATCTCTTTTGGCTCTCCCAGCAAAATGTAATATTCCACATTATCTTTTTCATACCTGCGGCCTTCCACCGGTGTTCCCCCATAGTAAAATTCCATTTTCTTATCTTTGGAATTGGTATAAGGGTAGCCGCCGTCCGAATCTACCAGCAGACCATAGCCTGCTGTGGACCAGAGGAAGGGACCGCCTGAATTGCCCTGCTGGCCTGCCCTGGCTGCCTGTGTGTTGTCATTGCGCAGCAGATTGCCGTTTTCATCAAAACAGTCAAAGCTGTGGATTCCGTATAGGTTGGAAGAATCCTGACGGACAAAGCGAACGCCATCGTGGTATACTCCTCCGCTTTGGGGTTCCCAAAACAGGGTTGTGCCGTCGGCTTTTTTAACAGTCATCCGACAGGGCTTTTTGTTGATTTCAACCTGCATTTCGTCCGTTTTTATGGTTATGGGATCGGAAGCCGTATTAATGACGGCAGCACTTGCGTCCCATTTAAGATCAGGATCGATCATGGGTGTCTGCTCACTGGAAGGGGCTCCGTCAGGCTGGTAGTTTACCCGCAGGATGTCTTCGCCGCAAACCTCCAGCGTCAGTTTATCCGAAGGAGAGGAACCGCTGTCCACGGTAAGGACCAGAGTGGTTCCGTTGACCTGTGTGCCAATTACGTCACCTAAGGCAGATACAGCCGCCCTGGCCGTGGCCGGCTGGGAGGCCGGCCACAGAGCGGTAAACAATAAGGCAAATACTAAACTTAATGATAGAAAACGTTTTTTCTGTTTCATGCTGCTCCCCCTTATTTAACCAGAATACAGTCCAGATTGATACCGGCAAAATCCCCGTTTTCATAGGAGATCCGGACGGTGTTTCTGCCTCTGTTTAAGTTTATGGGAATGTCTGCTGTATTCCAGGCGTTCCAGCCGGAAGTAACGGGAAGGGCCAAAGTGCCGGCGTTTACCCCGTTGACCTTTACGGTACGCTGTCCGGCGGTCACTCCGGCGGAGTAACGGACTGACAGGGAAGCCGTGCGTTTTTCTTTTGAATATACTTCAAATTCCACCCAGTCGCCATTGTCCGCAAACTGGTCCACAAAGCCGTCCCCGTAATAACCGCTTTTATCCGTGTTGGTTGAAACATGGTTCAGGGATGCGTGTTCCGCTTCATAAGGGGCTTTGTTTACGCCCTTTAATTCGATCTTCTTAACAGCACCGGAGGCTGTTTTGATATAGGTAAGCTTTTCATTCTGGTTATAGTAGTATCCGCTCTGGGCCTTTATAAAGCCGTCCAGAGTATTTACTTCCTGTAATGCCTGACCGTTTACATTTACTTTGGCGGGCCTGGTTCCAAAGACCTGGGTGGTAATTGGAATCTGGCTAGCCGGCAGATCAACGGTTACAGTATCTGCTGCAAAATTCTCGGCTGCCCGGACGGTCATGGTACTCCGGTCACTATGAGATAAGGTATAGGTGCTTTCCCCTTCGGGGTAGATACGGAAGGTAAGGTTTTCGTAATTTTCCACATCATTGCCTATGGAACCGCCCATCTCATAGTTTTTGTTTAAGTTAAGAGGCAGGATGCTGCCGGACTTAACGTAAACAGGGATAGAATCCACATCTGCATAATAGTCTTTTGCCATGCCGCCTGGGGTCAGAGCGTTGTGCCAGAAATCGATCCATTCCCCTTCGGGTAAGTATACGCTTTTTACTGTCTGTCCCTCCCAGACAACAGGAGCCACCAAAAGGCTGCGGCCGAACATATACTGTTCTTCTAAATCATAGGTATTGGAATCCTCCGGATTGTCTAAGAACATGGCCCTCATCATAGGCGTTCCAACATGGGCACTGTTTTGCGCCTCACTGAAAATATAGGGCAGTAAGTTCATGCGGGTGTTGGTGTATTTGCGGAACATTGGGACAATACTGTTGTCTCCCGTGCGGCTCTGAACGTTCCAGGGAGAGCGTTCCTCACTGGGAGAAGGGTTGGACTTCTCAGAGTGGAACTGCATGATCGGGGCAAAAGCAGCCATTTGGGTACTGCGCTTATAAAGCTCGGCAGAAGGGAATTTTCCCGTAAACCCGGCCAGATCCCAGCTCCAGAAAGGTACTCCTGAAATTCCGGCACTCAAACCGGCACTGAGAGCGTCCCGGAAAGCGGAAAAGCTGGAGGTCTGATCTCCTGCCCAAAAGGCTCCGGAGGACTGAACCCCTGCGGTCCCTGACCGGCTGAAGGTGATTCCTTCCCCTGTTTTTTTCTTCACAAAGTCGTTATAGCCCTTTATGTAGGCGTTAGGGTATGCGTTTCGCATGGAAAGGTCAGTTCCGCCGTTATGGAAGGAAGTGTCCTTACGCCAAACCATTTCTCCGCCATCTGTTTTTACGCCGTCTATCTTAATATCATCAAAAAGGTAAGCGCGCTTGTTCATCCACCAGTCTACTGCTTCGGGGTTGGTGAAATCCAACAGCAGACTGTTTCCGAACCACCCTGATTCAGGAATGCGGTAGGCCCCGTTATGACCGTCGGAAACCGCATATCCCTTCTGGAGCATATAGGCCTCGTCATTATCTTTCTGCCCGTAGGAGTAAGGCGTGTATTTTAAAACGGGGATCTGCCACAGCACCAGTTTTAAGCCATTTTCATGAAGGGTGTCTGTCATGGCCTTTGGATTCGGCCATTTGGATCCATAGGTGAAATCCGAGTTGCTAAAAGCAGCCGAACCTGAAACAGGCGTATAGGCAGCTTCATTCCAAACGTAAAAGGTGTTTTCATCGCTCCACTGTTCCAGCACTAAAACCGTAGCAGGAATGTCGTTGTTTTTAGACTGGTTCATTGCTTCCAGGGCTTCTGACTGGGTATCCCATTCATTGGCGGACATCCAAAGTCCGAAGGCCCATTTGGGAAGTTCCTGGGGCATACCGGAAATTGTGTTGTATTTCCCCACCACTTTCCCAGGTGTACTTGCGCTGATCAGATAGTAATCCAAAAGGGGCGAATCCACTTGTTCCGTGTCCGCTTCAAACACATACCGGTCCCCATTGGCAGCCGCCATATCGAACCTGGAATAACAGGTGGTATTTAAGTAAATTCCGTATCCTTTGCTGGTCACGAAAAAGGGGACCGATAAATAGGTCTTGCTTCCCTGGTTCTGATACTGGTTGTAAATGTAGGTTTCAACCACCTCTCCCCGTTTCTCCGCACCGTCATAATGCTCTCCGAAACCGTAGAAGCGCTCGTCGGAAGGAGAGAGATACCCATCCCGGAACTGGCCGATCACGTCTTTTCCGTCAGTCAGCCAGGACATCTCCTTGCCCATTCCGCCGTTAGAAGTCAAAACCCTGTTGTGTTCGTAACTGTATACCTCTAAGGCGTATGGATTCTTTGTGACGGTGAGACGCAGCTTGCCGGTCTTTATTTCCACTTTTTCGGCATTTTCCGTCACCGTGTAACCGGATATACCGGAAGCAAATTTCCCGTCTCCCTTTGGTGAAAGCTGGAAACGCACCGTTTCCTCGTCCGTAAAGCTAAGGGCCAGCTTAGGGGAGAAATTTCCCGTATCAGCCTTCACGTCAAAAACCACAGTTCCGTTATTATAGGAATTTAAAGATACGGATTTGACTTTTTCCCAGTCAGTTACGTGAAAGGTAAAGGGACCGATGGTTTTGGTGTTTGTGCCGTTTACGTCTGCATGGACCGTATACTCCACAACGTCCCCTTTTGCAAAGGAGCCTAAATCCGCCTCCCAGTAAGAATTATTCCCGCTGTTATAGGACCAGCCTGCGCCTGCATCTGTCTTTTTGATGCCATTTACGGTGTAGGAAATCCAAACCTTTTGTCCGGATTCCACAGGCCAGGTGGTGCTGTGTATCCGCACAGACTGGCCTGCGACTGGGTTTCTTGGCGAACGCTCAGTAGGTTCTATTTCATAAATATCATTTAATCCATAAGGATCGTGCCACGTTCCTTCCAGCGCAAACGCCGGTGAAACATTAAGTAAAATACAGCATATACTCAGTAAAATGGCCATAAGCTTCTTTCTCATATTTCCCCTCCATTTATCATAAGTGTTATTTCCTTGTGAAATGGTTTCTCTTTCGGTTAAACTAATTCAAACGCCAGACCAGTATTTCTCCTGGCCGGCATTCTTTGTACAAACGGCATGGACCCACCGTTTGTTCTCCTGTCCAATAATCGTTCCAATTTCCTTTTGGCAGATACACCTGCCTTCCTATCACTCCTTCCTCTAAAACCGGTGCCACTAAAAGCCGGGAACCAAGCATATACTCATCGTCCACCGCGCAGGCCTCTTTATCCTCCGGCCAGTCAATCACCAGTGCAGCCATAAGGGGGCGGCCCGTATTGGCACTTACCTTTGCTTCCTTAAGAATATAAGGCAGCAGCCGTTCCCTTTCCTTCGTATACCTGCGGCAAATGTCAAGGACCTCCGGTCTGCCTGTTATCTTTGCCATGTTCCATGGGCTTCTGTCGTTGATCTCTTCTTCCGAAGCCGCCAGAAGCTCAGAAAACTGGCCGGAAGCCGGTTCTGAGTGCCACTGCATGACCGGAGCAAAGCAGGCCAGGCAAAAGGATCGCAGATACAATTCGGCGGAAGGCAATTTTCCTGCAAAGCCCGCAAGGTCAAAGCCCCAGAAGGGCAGACCCGATAAGCCCGCATTTAAGCCTGCCGTCACCACGTGGCGCAGTTCTTCCCAAGTGGACTGCTGGTCTCCGGCCCAGTGCATGGGCGTGGTCTGGGCACCCGTATATCCGGCCCTGGAAAAGAGCATCCTCTCATCCCCTATAAAGTCTGTATAGGCTCTGGTGTAAACCATGGCATAACCATTTTTCATCTGGCTTCCGGTCCGCCCGTCAAAGAAACGGGCGTCATCGTCATATACAAACTCTCCGCCGTCGGTCTTAAAACCGTCCACTCCCATGTCTAACAGGTATTGCCGCTTTCCAAACCACCAGTCACAGGCCGCCGGGTTGGTGAAATCCGGTATCATGGAACCGCCGAACCAGCGCCCTTCCGGAATCAGATAGGGAGAGCCGTCGGCATTGGTGACAACAAAGCCCTTTTGGACCGCTTCGGCGCAGTCTGCCTCGTGCTCCGGGCAGGTGCGCCCCGGCTCCAGCTTTTTCAAAACCGGAACCTGCCAGAGAATCAGGCGGATTCCTTTTTCATGAAGGTCCCGGACCATCCGTTCCGGATCGGGAAAACGCTCTTTGTCAAAGCGGTAAAAGGTTGCTTCATCACTCCAGGCTTCGATTACCACCACAGAGGGCTTCATCCCCTCCCTGACAGCTTCTTCCACCACTTCTTCCACCACCGCCTGACTATCCCAGCGGTTAGCGGACATCCAAAGGCCAAAGGCCCAGTCCGGTGGCAGCCTGGGCCGCCCCGTAAGTTTGGTAAACTCTTTAAGAACCTCTAAGGGTTTCCCCGTAAATGTCCACACATCGTATTGATCCGGAAGCGTAAAGACGATTCCTTCTTCAGTTTTTTCCGTGAAAACAGTAAATTTTTCCTGTGTGTCCACATAAAGCCCTCCGCCCCCGTCCGTCAAGGCAAAGGGAATGGGCAGATAAGTGGAAGCCCCCTGATTGGTAAAGGTTTCATACACGTGGTTTTCCCGGGCAAGGCCCTCCTGATTCAATGCGTCAAACCGTTCTCCAAATCCGTAAACGGCCTGGCCAGCAAGCAAACATTTCATCCTTTTACTCCTCCTACCTGTAATCCTGCTGCAAAATACTTCTGTGCAAAAGCATAAACCACCAGAATCGGAAGCATGGAAACCAGGGCCCCCGCCATGAGTAAGTTGTATTCGCTTTTGTACTGCCCGTTTAAGGAGCTTAAAATAATTGGCAGGGTAAACTTTGTCTTTGTAGTCAGCATGACCAGCGGCAAAAGATAGTCATTCCATGCGTCCATAAAACAGATAATCGCCAATGTGGCCAGGCTGGATTTGCACATGGGGCATACGATCCGCAGAAAGACAGTAAAAATTCCCGCGCCGTCAATGGCAGGTGCTTCCAGATAGACATCAGGAATCGTCATCATGCGCTGGCGCAGCATAAACACCGCAAACACCTTGAACACGCTTGGCAGTACCAAAGCCCCCAGGCTATCCACCAGCTTCAGTTCTCCCATAAGTAAGTAAAGAGGGATGAACAGCACCTGGGAAGGGATCATCATGGTTGCCAGGTAAACCAGAAAAATCACATTTTTCCCCTTAAAATCCAGTTTCGCGAAGGCAAAG
The nucleotide sequence above comes from Lacrimispora sp. BS-2. Encoded proteins:
- a CDS encoding DUF4886 domain-containing protein; protein product: MKRSRLVKVVIGILAVLVIVFFAGYLLIYNALKGDKIQVMDFDQELNLRKPAQIKTDPAILFLGNSMTYFNDLPTVFLNLSQSGGFEAEVYELTEGSYRLEYFADETDEVGAQACDALKNYDWDYVVLQEQSGISTIQAEENMYPAARTLDSMIREANGESVFLMTWAYKEGFSFPILGLEFKNTREEMQTQMAQNYMNIADELDALLAPAGIAFMRCASDYPEIELWDEDENHPSPAGTYLAACVLYQVLYDQSPSELDYTADLDRQTASKLQLVAAGIR
- the pgmB gene encoding beta-phosphoglucomutase, translating into MENLNLIKAVIFDLDGVIVSTDEYHYLAWKRLADETGLYFDRNINSALRGVSRLESLNIILSLQGRHVPESDKLQLTDKKNGYYKEYLENLSPASITEDTVNALSGLRKNGFLLAIGSSSKNAGFILNRIGYGTFFDTIVDGNDIKRSKPDPEVFELAAKRLGVLPENCIVVEDSEAGIEAALACGMRTAAVGYAAETGCGDWNFGKLSELALKVV
- a CDS encoding TIM-barrel domain-containing protein; its protein translation is MKQKKRFLSLSLVFALLFTALWPASQPATARAAVSALGDVIGTQVNGTTLVLTVDSGSSPSDKLTLEVCGEDILRVNYQPDGAPSSEQTPMIDPDLKWDASAAVINTASDPITIKTDEMQVEINKKPCRMTVKKADGTTLFWEPQSGGVYHDGVRFVRQDSSNLYGIHSFDCFDENGNLLRNDNTQAARAGQQGNSGGPFLWSTAGYGLLVDSDGGYPYTNSKDKKMEFYYGGTPVEGRRYEKDNVEYYILLGEPKEIMKGYSKITGTSPMLPKWAQGFSNFEWGINEQEMMEMIDTYRAKNIPLDSYAFDYDWKLYGQDNYGEFKWNTGNFPSAGSGALKKIMDAKGVKMIGITKPRIVTKISGGKTTAQGQDAANNGYFYPGHNEYVDYFYPVTVRSIDPYKSAERTWWWNNSIDAFNKGIVGWWNDETDKVSSNGAEYWFGNYNTLHLAQSIYEGQREYAKDNVRVWQTGRNYYPGTQRYATSIWSGDVATQFYKGERVSWAAGLKEQKAALLSTINNGQPKWGSDGGGFNQNSGNIENPSPELYTRWLQFESVVPVFRVHGNLNQQRQPWYYGYTAEENVKSAIHLRYSLLPYFYSYEREAYESGLGLVRPLLFDYPQDDKVKDYSDAWMLGDWLLTAPVTERGQSCKWIYLPEGKWIDYNRGTAYKGGQYIPYSLDTKSWSDLPLFVKEGAIIPSQDVVDYVGQKKTEQVFVDIFPSSQKTEFRYYDDDGLTYGYENGKYFSQTISGQENSGQIQIGISAKSGSYTNGVDYYYLAVHGNAAGQVTKNASQLQEYADLNALIAANGGGFAKSRDIYGEVTYIKTQAGMSNADKLVLSGNTPVTLSDQKYEAEYASLSGKTVADQPKVGKDHTGFSGTGFVNGMERSQAAVTFYAKAANPGDYEVTLRCSNGAKAAKTAKTLSAYVNGTYCGQADIPSTGSWDTWGDVKVLLPLTAGSNSITFKYDPDAGDTGFVNIDYLAVPFEPERMVIEAENSPLYGTAKTNQDHWFYSGSGFVDSMVSQNAEVAFEVDLEQGGTYKADFRYSNGNQSAKDLNLYVNGNYGGNLQFAGTDGNWNNWQTVSTDLALSKGRNRISLRYDAGNSGNINLDKLTLAAAASGAYPENLLDNGDFERPASFTSNWTEWHPGGQALAYGVDSGSGTNPPESPVEGEKRAYFYNASAYEQSIHQGLKVENGSYRVEAFVKVVNTSPGVGRMEITNYGGNGIYVDMPKSGSGWHKIEAGNVLVTNGTIDIGFYCSSSGGTTVHIDDVRLYKN
- a CDS encoding TIM-barrel domain-containing protein, yielding MRKKLMAILLSICCILLNVSPAFALEGTWHDPYGLNDIYEIEPTERSPRNPVAGQSVRIHSTTWPVESGQKVWISYTVNGIKKTDAGAGWSYNSGNNSYWEADLGSFAKGDVVEYTVHADVNGTNTKTIGPFTFHVTDWEKVKSVSLNSYNNGTVVFDVKADTGNFSPKLALSFTDEETVRFQLSPKGDGKFASGISGYTVTENAEKVEIKTGKLRLTVTKNPYALEVYSYEHNRVLTSNGGMGKEMSWLTDGKDVIGQFRDGYLSPSDERFYGFGEHYDGAEKRGEVVETYIYNQYQNQGSKTYLSVPFFVTSKGYGIYLNTTCYSRFDMAAANGDRYVFEADTEQVDSPLLDYYLISASTPGKVVGKYNTISGMPQELPKWAFGLWMSANEWDTQSEALEAMNQSKNNDIPATVLVLEQWSDENTFYVWNEAAYTPVSGSAAFSNSDFTYGSKWPNPKAMTDTLHENGLKLVLWQIPVLKYTPYSYGQKDNDEAYMLQKGYAVSDGHNGAYRIPESGWFGNSLLLDFTNPEAVDWWMNKRAYLFDDIKIDGVKTDGGEMVWRKDTSFHNGGTDLSMRNAYPNAYIKGYNDFVKKKTGEGITFSRSGTAGVQSSGAFWAGDQTSSFSAFRDALSAGLSAGISGVPFWSWDLAGFTGKFPSAELYKRSTQMAAFAPIMQFHSEKSNPSPSEERSPWNVQSRTGDNSIVPMFRKYTNTRMNLLPYIFSEAQNSAHVGTPMMRAMFLDNPEDSNTYDLEEQYMFGRSLLVAPVVWEGQTVKSVYLPEGEWIDFWHNALTPGGMAKDYYADVDSIPVYVKSGSILPLNLNKNYEMGGSIGNDVENYENLTFRIYPEGESTYTLSHSDRSTMTVRAAENFAADTVTVDLPASQIPITTQVFGTRPAKVNVNGQALQEVNTLDGFIKAQSGYYYNQNEKLTYIKTASGAVKKIELKGVNKAPYEAEHASLNHVSTNTDKSGYYGDGFVDQFADNGDWVEFEVYSKEKRTASLSVRYSAGVTAGQRTVKVNGVNAGTLALPVTSGWNAWNTADIPINLNRGRNTVRISYENGDFAGINLDCILVK
- a CDS encoding TIM-barrel domain-containing protein, giving the protein MKCLLAGQAVYGFGERFDALNQEGLARENHVYETFTNQGASTYLPIPFALTDGGGGLYVDTQEKFTVFTEKTEEGIVFTLPDQYDVWTFTGKPLEVLKEFTKLTGRPRLPPDWAFGLWMSANRWDSQAVVEEVVEEAVREGMKPSVVVIEAWSDEATFYRFDKERFPDPERMVRDLHEKGIRLILWQVPVLKKLEPGRTCPEHEADCAEAVQKGFVVTNADGSPYLIPEGRWFGGSMIPDFTNPAACDWWFGKRQYLLDMGVDGFKTDGGEFVYDDDARFFDGRTGSQMKNGYAMVYTRAYTDFIGDERMLFSRAGYTGAQTTPMHWAGDQQSTWEELRHVVTAGLNAGLSGLPFWGFDLAGFAGKLPSAELYLRSFCLACFAPVMQWHSEPASGQFSELLAASEEEINDRSPWNMAKITGRPEVLDICRRYTKERERLLPYILKEAKVSANTGRPLMAALVIDWPEDKEACAVDDEYMLGSRLLVAPVLEEGVIGRQVYLPKGNWNDYWTGEQTVGPCRLYKECRPGEILVWRLN